A single genomic interval of Aedes aegypti strain LVP_AGWG chromosome 1, AaegL5.0 Primary Assembly, whole genome shotgun sequence harbors:
- the LOC5566468 gene encoding annexin B10 has translation MSWYYTPKPTVFPAEDFNPSADAAALRKAMKGFGTDEQAIIDILCARCNWQRQAISEAFKNELGRDLIKDLKSELGGKFEDVILGLMLPPVNYLCKHLHKAMDGIGTNERALIEILCSQNNEQMHHISRVYEELYNRPLAEHVCTETSGDFRRLLTLIITGTRDPPGTVDPDLAVEQAKQMYEAGEGKWGTDESVFTKIMAHSSFDQLEYVFEEYKKLTGRTIEQALKAEVSGDLYNALSAIVECVQMAPHFFAKRLFEAMDGLGTDDTTLIRIIVSRSEIDLQNIKDEFEQMYNKTLMSAVKSETSGDYKKALCALIGDA, from the exons CCCAAACCCACCGTGTTCCCGGCCGAAGACTTCAACCCATCGGCAGATGCTGCGGCACTGCGCAAAGCCATGAAGGGCTTCGGAACCGACGAACAAGCCATCATCGACATCCTGTGCGCGCGTTGCAACTGGCAGCGTCAGGCCATTTCCGAGGCGTTCAAAAACGAACTGGGCCGAGACTTGATCAAGGACCTGAAATCGGAACTCGGCGGTAAATTCGAAGACGTCATCCTCGGTCTGATGCTACCGCCGGTCAACTACCTCTGCAAACATTTGCACAAAGCCATGGACGGTATAGGAACCAACGAACGTGCGCTTATCGAGATTCTTTGCTCGCAAAACAACGAACAAATGCATCACATTTCACGGGTTTACGAGGAACTGTACAATCGTCCACTGGCGGAGCATGTTTGCACGGAAACATCCGGTGATTTTCGGCGATTGCTCACATTGATCATCACCGGTACACGCGATCCACCAGGAACGGTTGATCCGGATCTCGCCGTCGAACAAGCGAAGCAAATGTACGAAGCAGGAGAGGGCAAGTGGGGTACGGATGAATCCGTTTTCACCAAGATCATGGCCCACTCGAGCTTCGATCAGCTGGAGTACGTGTTCGAGGAGTACAAGAAACTGACTGGACGTACCATCGAACAGGCGTTGAAGGCCGAAGTTAGCGGAGATCTGTACAACGCCCTCAGTGCGATAGTGGAATGCGTCCAGATGGCGCCGCACTTCTTCGCGAAGCGATTGTTCGAAGCCATGGACGGATTGGGCACGGACGATACCACTCTGATTCGAATTATCGTGTCGCGATCGGAGATCGACCTGCAGAACATCAAGGATGAGTTCGAACAAATGTACAATAAAACGCTGATGAGCGCAGTTAAG AGCGAAACGTCCGGTGACTACAAGAAAGCTTTGTGTGCCTTGATTGGAGATGCCTAA